One segment of Caldanaerobius fijiensis DSM 17918 DNA contains the following:
- a CDS encoding PrgI family protein: protein MKIRLFTVPFEFPHEEKLFWNMSGRQLGYAGAALLVAGVFITRLSVSVKLLVFIPSVIILAMCAFLKIGNMYFDRFMIVFLKYCFRKKKYIYGR from the coding sequence ATGAAAATCAGGCTGTTTACAGTACCATTCGAGTTCCCGCATGAAGAAAAACTGTTCTGGAACATGTCAGGCAGGCAGTTGGGATATGCCGGGGCAGCTCTTCTGGTTGCTGGAGTGTTCATCACCAGACTGTCCGTTTCCGTTAAACTGCTTGTGTTTATACCATCGGTTATAATTCTTGCTATGTGTGCGTTTTTGAAGATCGGCAACATGTACTTCGACAGGTTCATGATTGTCTTTTTAAAGTACTGTTTTAGAAAGAAAAAGTACATATACGGGAGGTGA